In Candidatus Eremiobacteraceae bacterium, the genomic stretch CGATGAGGAACCCGATGAGCAGGAAGAGGATGGGGAACAGGGTCGAGACCGCGGCGAGGCCGTCAACGCCGATGAGGCGGCCGATGAAGACCGCGTTGACGGTGCCCGATGCCGATTGCAAGATGTTGCTGAGGACAAGCGGCACGAGGAACAGAGCCATGACCTGCCACAGCGGGCGCGTTTCGTCGAAGATGCCGCGCGCCGGCGCGGTCGATCCGGCAGGGCGCACGCGCGCCGGTCAGTCCGCCGGGCTCGGGCGTTGGATGCGCAGGTGGTTGCGGATCGCGCCTTCGGGGAACGCCATGCGGGCGAGCAGGTCGGCGGTCTGCCACTCCTGGTCGTCTTCGACGGCGCCTTGCAGCAGGATGATGTTGGCGATCGCGTCGACCGAGATGGCGCGCTTGCGCAGGTTCGGGTGCCGCGCGAGTGCTCGGCGGATGCGCGTGATCGGCGAGCCGGAGGCGGCGACGGTCTCGCCTACTCGATCGATCACGTATTGCGTGAGGTCCGCGATCTTGGTGGCGGTGATCCCGACGGCGAGGCCGATGCGCTCGCGGTCGTGCGTGAGGACGTAGGTCAGCCTGCGCACGCCGCGCTGGATGCGGCGCACGAATTCGTTGCGGTTCTCGGCCGGCGCGAGGGCGATGCCGGTCGCTGCGCCGAGGACGGCCGCGGCGGCGATGCCGCCGGTAAATCGATCGTTCAAGGGGATCCTGTGGTGGCGGGCATCGCGGGCCCGCCCGGCTTGGGGCGTATGCGTCGTGAGGGACTTGAACCCACAACCAACAGATTAAGAGTCTGCTGCTCTACCAATTGAGCTAACGACGCGTATTGGGATGAACCCTTGTAGTATAAGCCTCGGCGCGTGGGGTTCTGTTTGTACTCCGTTCGATTTGGCCTCCGTGGTCACGTAATGGTCACGGACGCCCCCAAAACCACCACGAAGCGACCGATTCTCAGGCACCTTTGGACGCGCCTGCTAGAGCATG encodes the following:
- a CDS encoding BON domain-containing protein; the protein is MNDRFTGGIAAAAVLGAATGIALAPAENRNEFVRRIQRGVRRLTYVLTHDRERIGLAVGITATKIADLTQYVIDRVGETVAASGSPITRIRRALARHPNLRKRAISVDAIANIILLQGAVEDDQEWQTADLLARMAFPEGAIRNHLRIQRPSPAD